A window of Streptomyces sp. NBC_01689 genomic DNA:
GCAGGGCAGCCACTCCCGCGGCCCGGCGCGGTCCGGGGCGGGCGCCGGGTCCTCCGGCGGCGGTCCGGGCACGCCTTCCGTGTCCTCGGCGACGCCCGCGAGCACGCCCCGGGGCACCGTCGCCGGTGCCGCGCCGGCCAGCTCCGCCAGGGTGGCCGTCGGGGGCACCGCGTACTCCAGCGCTCCCGCGCGGTCGCCTGCGACCGTCGCCGTACCGGTCGCGCCGTGGCCGTCGTAGCGGGCGAGGGTCACCGCCAGCGCGGGCAGACGGAGTGCGGCGGGAGTGGTGGCGTACGGGACGGGCAGGTCCAGGTGGTGCACGCCCTGCCCCGTGGCGGCCGGATCACCGCGGCCCCACTCCGGGGCGGCGGCCGGCGGCGGGCAGGCCCGGCGCGCGGCGGGCGGCGGGCAGGGCGACGGCGGGCGCTCCCCGGTCAGCACCTCCGTCAGACGGCGCAGGCCGGGCCCGTCCAGACAGGTCCGGTGCGCCACGACGACGAGGTCCGCCGTGCCGTCGGCGTAGCCGAGGCGGACGCACCGCACGCCCCCGGTCAGTGGACGCCTCAGTTCCGCCTCGCGACGGCGTACGGCGAGCGGGTCGTCCGGCGCGGCCGGCACGTCGTCCGGCCACAGCCGCCAGGGGCCGGCGGCGCTCAGCCGGGCCTCCAGTCGCCGCGCGTCGAGCCCGGTCACCGCGACGCGGACCGCATGGCACTCTGCACCCAGCACGGGTGTCCCTCCCCTGTTCCGGCCGTCCGGCCCTGTCTGGTCCTGCCTGCTCGTCCTGGCCCGCATGGGCCCGCGTGGGCCTGCCTGGTCCTGTCCGGGCGCCCGGGTCCGCCACGCCCCGCCCGGCCGGGCGCTCCGCCTCACCCCGCCGTACGGGCCCGCCCGGCCGGCCGCGATCGGACACGGCGGGTCGGCACCCGGTAACCGGTACGGCCAGACGTCCGCGGAGGTGCTCAGCGGGCCGTGAACCCGCCGTCCACGGTCAGCGTCGACCCCGTCACCTGCCGGGCGTCGTCCGACAGCAGGTAGACCACCGCCGACGCCACGTCCTCCGGCTCGATCAGGGCGTTCATCGGCTGCGCCGCGACGAACGTCTCCTCGTGCTCGCTCACCGGCACGTCGAGGGCCCGCGCGATCTCGGCGAGCATGCGGCCCTCGGCGGTCGCGGTGTCCCGGACCGAGCCGGGACAGACGGCGTTGACCCGCACCTTCCTGGGCGCGTAGTCGAGCGCCGCCGCCTTGGTGAGTCCGATCAGCCCGTGTTTCGCGGCGACGTACCCGGCGAAGTGCCGGTAGCCCACCAGGCCCGCCGTGGAGGCGATGTTGACGATGCTGCCCGAGCGGCGGGCGCTCATCGCCTTGCCGACGGTACGGATCATCCGCCACGCCCCGGAGAGGTCGACGTCGATCATCAGCGCCCACTCCTCCTCGCCGATCTCGTGCGCGGGCCGGCCCGAGGGCGCCGCGATCCCCGCGTTGTTGACCACACCGTCGAGCGGGCCGAAGCGGTCCTCGGCGAGCGCGACGGCCTCCTCGACGGAACGCAGGTCGCGCACGTCGCAGCGGGCCGTCAGCACCGCTGCCCCGGACGCGCGGCACAGCGCCGCGGTGTGCTCCAGCTGGCTCGTGGTGCCCAGCGGATACGGCACCCCCGGCAGGTCCTCGCAGAGGTCGAACAGCGCCAGGTCGGCGCCCTCGGCCGCGCAGGCGGCGGCCGTGGCCCGGCCCAGGCCGCGGGACGCCCCGGTGACGACGACCACCTTCCCCGTCAAGCGCATGACTCGCTCCCCCCTTCTCCGGGCCGTTCCCGGCTCAGCCGAGACCCAGATCGGCGCGGACGACGGCGAGCAGCGCCCCCGCGGACCCGGTCAGATACATGTGGCCGCCGGGCAGTTCGACGGTGCGGAAGTCCCCGCCCGCGGTCTTGGCCCAGGCGGCCGCCTCGTCCCGCCGGACCAGTTCGTCGTGGCTGCCGCGCAGCACGGTGAGCGGTACGGGCAGCGCCAGGTCGGTGGAAGGCGCGTAGCTCTCGTGCATCTCCACGTCGGCGCGGAGCGTGGGCAGGATCAGCTCGCGCATCTCCGGGTCGTCGAGCGCCTCGTGGGTGTAGCCGGCGAACTCGTTGACCCGGGCGAGGAACGCGTCGTCGGGCAGACCGGTGGCGCGGCGGGTCCGCTGTTCCGCGGGGTGCGGGGAGCCGCTGACGAAGAGGTGTACGAGGTCGGTCCCGTCCGGTTCCGCGGCCAGCCGGTGGGCCAGTTCGTAGGCGAGGACGGCACCCAGGCTGTGGCCGAACAGGGCGATCCTGCGGGGCTGTCCGGGGTCCGCGCCGAGTGCGGCGCGCAGGTCGCCGAGCAGTCCGTCGGTGGCCGTGCGGGCGTCCGTGTACGGGTCCTCGTCGATCCGGCGTTCACGGCCGGGAAGGCCGAGCGGCAGGATCGTGAGGTGTTCGCCCGCCATGCGCTGCCAGGGCCGGAAGAAGGAGGCGCCCGCTCCCGCGAAGGGCAGGCAGACCAGGGTCGTGGTGGTGCCGGCGGCCGTCGCCCCGGTGCTCCCGTCCCGTGTCGTGGTCGTCGTCATCTCAGTGCGCCTCCTGCGCGTCGGCGGCGAGCCGGGCCTCGTAGCGCACCGGCAGCTTCTTCAGGCCGCGGCTGGTGGAGTTGTCGAAGACCCACTCCAACCGGTCGTGCGGGACCGCGAGTTCGAGCCCGGCGAGGCGGCGCAGCAGGGTCGGGAAGGCGACCTGGCCCTCGACGCGGGAGAGCGGGGCGCCGACGCAGAAGTGCGCGCCCTGGCCGAAGGCGAGGTGGCGGTTGGCGTCGCGGGTGATGTCGAGGCGGTCCGGGTCCTCGAAGGCCTCCGGGTCCCGGTTCGCGGCGTCCATGAGGATGTGGACGAAGCTCTCGCGGGGTATGGGGCAGCCGCCCAGCTCCATGTCCTCGGTGGCCACCCGGAGGGTGCCCCGGTAGACGGGCGGCTCGAAGCGCAGGAACTCCTCGACCGCCGACTCCACCAACTCCGGTTTTGAGGAGAGGAGTTCGAACTGGTCGGGGTGGCTGAACAGTGCCTGCATGCCGTTGCCTATGAGGTTCGCGGTGGTCTTGTGACCGGCGATGATCAGCAGGACGAGGGTGGAGACCAGCTCGTCGTTGGTGAAGACGTCCTCCTCGTCGGCGGCCCGCAGCAGGAGGGAGACCAGGTCCTCGCCGACCCCCTCGGCGCGGCGCCGGTCGAGCAGCCCGACGAGGTACCTCTCGATGCTGTCGCTGGCCTCCTTCAGCCTGCGGTTGGACTCCTCGTCCGCGAACGGCGCGCCGCTCAGCCAGTACCCCCAGGCGTGCAGCTCGGGACGGTCCTCGATCGGGACGCCGAGGAACTCGCAGATGACCCGCATGGGCAGGGTGAAGGCGAACTCCATCAGGTCGATCTCGCCCGACTCGGGGAGCGCGTCGATGAGTTCGTCGGTGATCTCCTGGATGCGCGGGCGCAGCAGCGCCATCCGGCGCGGTACGAAGGCGCGGCTGACCAGGCGGCGGAGCCGGGTGTGATCGGGCGCGTCCGCGGTGATCATGTTGCGGATGAGGACCGGGCTGCTGTCCTTGAGCAGGTCGCGGAACCACGCGGGCGCGTTGTCGACGGACTTGGACAGCCGGGGGTCGGCGAACCCCTTGAGCGCGGTCTCGTAGTCGGAGACCACGTAGGCCTCGCCGCCGGGCGGGTAGTTGATGGGGTGCACGGGGCAGCCGGTCGCGCGCAGCCGGGCGTTGGCGGCGTGGGTGGCGCCGGCCGCCGGATCGGGATCGGTGAAGAACTCCGGCGGCAGCCGGTCCCCGTCGCCCGTCGCCGCGGCCAGGGCCGTGACGGCGGGGTCCGCCGGGGCGGGCGCGGCGGGGCGGGCGGTGGCGGAAGTCTGCCGTGCGGTGTCGGCGGCCATCACGTCTCCTTGGAGGTCGGGTCCCCGGACGGGTCCGCCGTGGCGACGGCGTACTCCTCCGGCGGGGCGAGCTTGCGGATACGGGGGCTGAGCGTGGGCAGGGCGGCCAGGCCCGAGGCGATGGCCATGGCCGTGAACACCCAGGTGGACCCGGCCAGGTCGAAGAGGGCGCCGACGCCGAACACGCCGATCGGGGCGGCGATCATCGACATGAACATCACGGCGCCGAGCACCCGGCCCTGCACCTTGTCCGGTGCCATGGCCGCCAGGTACGCGAGGAACAGCGCGCTGGTGATCGGCCCGCGCAGGAAGACGCAGGCGACGATGATGCCGAGCGGGACGAGCCCGGAGACGTTCGCGAGCAGCACGGCGGCGACCGGGCCGATCCAGGCGGCGGTGAGGAACAGCACCGGCGGCTTCACCCGCTTGATGATCGGGCTCGCGAGGAGCGAGCCGACCACACCGCCGATCCCGGCGATCGACAGGAGCAGGCCGGTGAAGGCGGGTGAGGCGCCCCGGCTCTCGGCGGTGGCGATCAGCGCGAGGAAGACGCCGGAGTGGGTGAACGCCATGTTCGAGCCCATGATCCAGATGATCAGCAGGCGCAGTACGGGCTGGCGGGCCAGGAAACGGAAACCCTCGGCGGCGTTGCGCTTCTCGCCGGGCGCCGCGTTCTCCACCTTCAGCGGCTTGCGGATGAACAGCAGCAGCACGGAGGAGACCAGGAAGGCGAGGGCCGCGCTCAGGAAGGGGAAGGCGCGCGCGACGGCGAACAGCGAGCCGCCGGCGGGCGGTCCGCCCATGGTCGCCGCGAAGTAGCGGACCTGGTTCTGCGCGGTGGCCTGGGTCAGCTGCGAGGGCGGGACCAGCTGCTTGATGACCGCGAGGCCGGTCGGGTTGGAGATGCCGAGGCAGACGGCCGAGCCGACGGCGACGGTGAAGATGACCGCCGGGTCGGTGTGCCCGGTGGAGATGAGCAGCGCGAACAGGCCGAGCAGCACGACCCGGACCATGTTGCAGACGATGAGCAGCAGCCGTCGGTCGACCCGGTCGGCGAGGGTGCCGCCGGGTATCGACATCACGCTGGCGGCGACCAGTTGGGCGGAGCCGACGGCACCGGCGTAGAACGCGCTGCCGTGGGTGGCGAGGATCAGCAGCGGATAGGCGACCTCGGCGGTCTCCTTGGCGAGCGCGGCGAACGCCTCACTGGTCCACAGTGCCTGGAAGTCGCCGTTGCGCAGGAGGGGTTTGGGCTCCTCGGGGCGCGCCGGTGCCGGTTCGGTGGCCGTACCGACCGCCTCGCTCACCGGAGACGCTCCCGGCCCCGCCACCAGATCCGTGTCGGGTGGATTCTCCGCCATGGTCATTCCCTTTCTCGTTCCTGTCGAACAGTGCGGCCGTCTCCCCGGGGGCGCGACGCGTCGACCGCGTCCAGCACGTCGAGGAGCCTGCTCGCCAGTGGCCGCGCGTGGGGGGAGGCGAGCATGGACCAGTGGTCACCGGGGACGGACTCGACGCGCAGCCCGCCCGCGTAGAGGCCGGTCGGGCGGGCGCGCGGTCGGTCCGTGCCGGTGGGCCCGCCGGTGTCCGCCGGCCCGCCGGACGCCTTGAAGAGGACAGCGGGGCAGGGCAGCGGCGACGGCCGGTAGCGCAGCAGCCCTGCCTGGCGGGACGTGAACCGCCGCCGCAGCGCCGGGTCCCGGCGCAGCCGCCGGGCGAGCGGGCCGGCACCGAGGGCCGCCTCGGCCTGGGCCCGCAGGCCGGCGCGCAGGAACTCGGGGGCGACGCCGACCGGCAGTCCCCCGGTGTCGGGCACGAATCCGTCCAGGCACACGAGCAGGTCGACGCGCTCGCCGCGCCGGGTCAGCAGCCGGGCCAGCTCGTGGGCGACGACCG
This region includes:
- a CDS encoding SDR family oxidoreductase, translated to MRLTGKVVVVTGASRGLGRATAAACAAEGADLALFDLCEDLPGVPYPLGTTSQLEHTAALCRASGAAVLTARCDVRDLRSVEEAVALAEDRFGPLDGVVNNAGIAAPSGRPAHEIGEEEWALMIDVDLSGAWRMIRTVGKAMSARRSGSIVNIASTAGLVGYRHFAGYVAAKHGLIGLTKAAALDYAPRKVRVNAVCPGSVRDTATAEGRMLAEIARALDVPVSEHEETFVAAQPMNALIEPEDVASAVVYLLSDDARQVTGSTLTVDGGFTAR
- a CDS encoding thioesterase II family protein, with protein sequence MTTTTTRDGSTGATAAGTTTTLVCLPFAGAGASFFRPWQRMAGEHLTILPLGLPGRERRIDEDPYTDARTATDGLLGDLRAALGADPGQPRRIALFGHSLGAVLAYELAHRLAAEPDGTDLVHLFVSGSPHPAEQRTRRATGLPDDAFLARVNEFAGYTHEALDDPEMRELILPTLRADVEMHESYAPSTDLALPVPLTVLRGSHDELVRRDEAAAWAKTAGGDFRTVELPGGHMYLTGSAGALLAVVRADLGLG
- a CDS encoding cytochrome P450 family protein, with product MAADTARQTSATARPAAPAPADPAVTALAAATGDGDRLPPEFFTDPDPAAGATHAANARLRATGCPVHPINYPPGGEAYVVSDYETALKGFADPRLSKSVDNAPAWFRDLLKDSSPVLIRNMITADAPDHTRLRRLVSRAFVPRRMALLRPRIQEITDELIDALPESGEIDLMEFAFTLPMRVICEFLGVPIEDRPELHAWGYWLSGAPFADEESNRRLKEASDSIERYLVGLLDRRRAEGVGEDLVSLLLRAADEEDVFTNDELVSTLVLLIIAGHKTTANLIGNGMQALFSHPDQFELLSSKPELVESAVEEFLRFEPPVYRGTLRVATEDMELGGCPIPRESFVHILMDAANRDPEAFEDPDRLDITRDANRHLAFGQGAHFCVGAPLSRVEGQVAFPTLLRRLAGLELAVPHDRLEWVFDNSTSRGLKKLPVRYEARLAADAQEAH
- a CDS encoding MFS transporter codes for the protein MAENPPDTDLVAGPGASPVSEAVGTATEPAPARPEEPKPLLRNGDFQALWTSEAFAALAKETAEVAYPLLILATHGSAFYAGAVGSAQLVAASVMSIPGGTLADRVDRRLLLIVCNMVRVVLLGLFALLISTGHTDPAVIFTVAVGSAVCLGISNPTGLAVIKQLVPPSQLTQATAQNQVRYFAATMGGPPAGGSLFAVARAFPFLSAALAFLVSSVLLLFIRKPLKVENAAPGEKRNAAEGFRFLARQPVLRLLIIWIMGSNMAFTHSGVFLALIATAESRGASPAFTGLLLSIAGIGGVVGSLLASPIIKRVKPPVLFLTAAWIGPVAAVLLANVSGLVPLGIIVACVFLRGPITSALFLAYLAAMAPDKVQGRVLGAVMFMSMIAAPIGVFGVGALFDLAGSTWVFTAMAIASGLAALPTLSPRIRKLAPPEEYAVATADPSGDPTSKET